Proteins found in one Falco cherrug isolate bFalChe1 chromosome 18, bFalChe1.pri, whole genome shotgun sequence genomic segment:
- the LOC102047685 gene encoding nucleoplasmin-like, whose amino-acid sequence MSGSSLFSRLLSEEKPVAALWGCQLNTGTQSCVVKEDDDFLEHLVLLRTICLGADARDELHVVAVDSKNTYGDHKPVTIAALRTSVLPMISLKGLELVPPVTFLLKCGAGPVYLSGQHITLEDDAQSEAHEEELSEEDVGDEDNDRAS is encoded by the exons ATGAGCggctcttctctcttctccaggttgctGTCGGAGGAGAAGCCTGTTGCTGCCCTGTGGG GCTGCCAGCTGAACACGGGCACCCAGAGCTGTGTGGTGAAGGAGGACGATGACTTCTTGGAGCACCTGGTCCTGCTGAGAACG ATCTGCCTGGGGGCTGATGCCAGGGATGAGCTGCACGTGGTGGCTGTTGATTCGAAAAACACCTATGGAGACCACAAGCCAGTGACCATCGCAGCGCTGCGGACCTCGGTGCTCCCCATG ATCAGCCTCAAAGGTCTGGAGCTGGTCCCCCCTGTCACCTTCCTCCTCAAGTGTGGAGCTGGGCCAGTCTATCTCAGTGGGCAGCACATCACCC TGGAAGATGATGCACAGTCCGAAGCCCACGAGGAAGAGCTCTCGGAGGAAGATGTAGGTGATGAGGATAATGATAGAGCATCATAG
- the LOC102056147 gene encoding prolactin-releasing peptide receptor-like gives MEGDGANTTVYKLALQNHSNASAQFTGVQLIQSFKPLIIPCYALVVLVGIFGNYLLLYVICKTKKMHNVTNFFIGNLAFSDMLMCATCVPFTLAYAFNPQGWVFGKFLCYFVFLMQPMTVYVSVFTLMAIAVDRYYATVHPLKKRISVTSCISVVGGIWLLSCVLVAPAIAHTYHVEFRQEGFAICEEFWMEKETQRLAYAYGTLIVTYILPLSAVSLSYICISVKLRNRVVPGHPTQSQAEFDRLRKRKIFRLIVLVVAAFGVCWLPIHVFNIIRDIDINLINKHYFLLIQLLCHWFAMSSSCCNPFLYAWLHDRFRGELRKMFACKRKIIPAKNCGAVGGML, from the exons ATGGAGGGGGACGGGGCCAACACCACTGTCTACAAGCTTGCCCTGCAGAACCACTCCAATGCCAGCGCGCAGTTCACCGGGGTGCAGCTCATCCAGTCCTTCAAACCCCTCATCATCCCCTGCTACGCCCTGGTTGTCCTCGTTGGCATCTTCGGCAACTACCTGCTCCTCTATGTCATCTGCAAGACCAAGAAGATGCACAACGTCACCAACTTCTTCATTGGGAACCTGGCTTTCTCTGACATGCTGATGTGTGCTACGTGCGTGCCTTTCACCCTGGCCTATGCCTTCAACCCccagggttgggtttttgggaAGTTTTTGTGCTACTTTGTCTTCTTGATGCAGCCCATGACAGTTTATGTCTCCGTCTTCACACTCATGGCCATCGCAGTGGACAG GTACTACGCCACTGTGCACCCCCTGAAGAAGCGCATCTCAGTCACCAGCTGCATCTCTGTGGTGGGGGGCATCTGGCTGCTGTCCTGCGTGCTGGTGGCCCCCGCCATCGCCCACACCTACCACGTGGAGTTTCGGCAGGAGGGCTTCGCCATCTGCGAGGAGTTCTGGATGGAGAAGGAGACGCAGCGCCTGGCCTATGCCTATGGCACCCTGATCGTCACCTACATCCTGCCCCTCTCTGCCGTCTCCCTCTCCTACATCTGCATCTCAGTGAAGCTGAGGAACCGGGTGGTCCCTGGCCACCCCACGCAGAGCCAAGCTGAGTTTGACCgtctgaggaaaagaaagatcttCCGCCTCATTGTGCTGGTGGTGGCGGCCTTCGGGGTCTGCTGGCTCCCCATCCACGTCTTCAACATCATCCGAGACATCGACATCAACCTCATCAACAAGCACTACTTCCTCCtcatccagctgctctgccactgGTTTGCCATGAGCTCCTCATGCTGCAACCCCTTCCTCTACGCCTGGCTGCACGACCGCTTCCGCGGGGAGCTCCGGAAGATGTTTGCCTGCAAGAGGAAAATCATCCCTGCCAAGAACTGTGGGGCTGTTGGCGGCATGCTCTGA